The Thalassotalea sp. HSM 43 genome window below encodes:
- the hslU gene encoding HslU--HslV peptidase ATPase subunit has translation MSNMTPREIVHELDSHIIGQNDAKKAVAIALRNRWRRMQLSDELRAEVTPKNILMIGPTGVGKTEIARRLAKLANAPFIKVEATKFTEVGYVGKEVETIIRDLTDMGVKLTKEVEMERVKFKAEEAAEERILDILLPNPRNTFGETEQADNASTRQVFRKKLREGKLDDKEVEIDVAQPQVGMEIMAPPGMEEMTNQLQSMFQNMSSDKTKKRKMKIKEALKAVQEEEASKLVNSEDLKEKALEAVEQNGIVFIDEIDKICKRSDAAGGPDVSREGVQRDLLPLVEGSTVTTKHGMVKTDHILFIASGAFQMAKPSDLIPELQGRLPIRVELRALTVEDFIRILTEPNASLTEQYIALLATEGVHVEFTQDGIEAVAKAAWQVNETTENIGARRLHTVMERLIEELSFQADAKSGQTISIDKDYVESKLTVLVKDEDLSRFIL, from the coding sequence ATGTCGAATATGACTCCTCGTGAAATTGTTCATGAACTGGATAGCCACATTATTGGCCAAAACGATGCTAAAAAAGCCGTCGCCATAGCCTTGCGTAATCGCTGGCGCAGAATGCAATTAAGTGACGAATTACGTGCTGAAGTAACGCCTAAAAATATTTTGATGATAGGCCCTACCGGTGTTGGTAAAACCGAGATTGCTCGCCGTTTAGCCAAGCTTGCTAATGCACCATTTATCAAAGTCGAAGCAACTAAATTTACCGAAGTCGGTTATGTGGGTAAGGAAGTTGAAACCATCATTCGTGATTTAACGGATATGGGCGTAAAACTAACCAAAGAAGTTGAAATGGAACGCGTTAAGTTTAAAGCGGAAGAAGCCGCTGAAGAGCGTATTCTCGATATTTTATTGCCTAACCCAAGAAATACGTTTGGTGAGACCGAACAGGCCGACAATGCGTCAACTCGTCAAGTATTCCGTAAAAAATTACGCGAAGGCAAGTTGGACGATAAAGAAGTTGAAATCGATGTTGCGCAACCGCAGGTTGGCATGGAAATCATGGCGCCTCCTGGCATGGAAGAGATGACCAACCAGCTGCAAAGCATGTTCCAAAACATGTCATCGGATAAAACCAAAAAACGCAAAATGAAAATCAAGGAAGCGTTAAAAGCGGTACAGGAAGAAGAAGCCAGTAAGCTGGTTAACAGCGAAGACTTGAAAGAAAAAGCACTCGAAGCGGTTGAGCAAAATGGCATTGTCTTCATTGATGAGATTGACAAGATTTGTAAGCGCAGTGACGCCGCCGGTGGTCCTGATGTATCTCGTGAGGGTGTGCAACGTGATCTATTGCCATTGGTTGAAGGGTCTACCGTCACCACCAAACACGGTATGGTGAAAACCGATCACATCTTGTTTATTGCCTCTGGTGCATTCCAAATGGCTAAACCAAGTGATTTGATCCCTGAATTGCAAGGTCGACTGCCTATTCGTGTTGAATTAAGAGCATTGACCGTTGAGGACTTTATTCGTATTTTAACCGAACCAAATGCCTCACTAACAGAGCAATATATCGCCTTGTTAGCAACCGAAGGAGTGCATGTTGAATTCACTCAAGATGGTATTGAAGCGGTTGCCAAAGCGGCTTGGCAAGTAAACGAAACCACCGAAAATATTGGTGCTCGTCGCTTGCACACTGTAATGGAACGCTTAATTGAAGAACTATCATTTCAAGCGGATGCTAAGTCTGGACAAACCATTAGCATCGACAAAGACTACGTTGAATCAAAACTGACCGTTTTGGTTAAAGACGAAGATTTAAGTCGCTTTATCCTGTAG
- the hslV gene encoding ATP-dependent protease subunit HslV: protein MTTIVSVRRNGKVCIGGDGQVSLGNTVMKGNARKVRRLHNDKVLAGFAGGTADAFTLFERMESKLDMHQGHLTKAAVELAKDWRSDRALRRLEAMLVVADETASLIITGNGDVVQPENDLIAIGSGGNYAQAAATALLENTELSARDIVEKSLTIAGNICVFTNLTQTIDEI from the coding sequence GTGACAACCATAGTTTCTGTACGCCGCAATGGCAAAGTATGTATCGGCGGTGATGGTCAGGTAAGTCTGGGCAATACCGTGATGAAAGGTAATGCTCGTAAAGTTCGCCGTCTCCATAATGATAAAGTATTAGCTGGCTTTGCCGGTGGTACTGCCGATGCTTTCACGCTATTTGAGCGTATGGAAAGCAAGCTTGATATGCATCAGGGGCACTTAACGAAAGCAGCGGTAGAATTAGCCAAAGACTGGCGTAGTGACCGAGCCTTGCGTCGCCTAGAGGCGATGTTGGTTGTCGCGGATGAAACCGCCTCGTTAATCATTACCGGTAACGGCGACGTGGTGCAACCAGAAAACGATCTGATTGCCATAGGCTCTGGCGGTAACTACGCCCAAGCTGCTGCTACTGCACTGTTGGAAAATACCGAGTTGTCTGCTCGCGACATCGTTGAAAAGTCGCTTACCATCGCTGGTAACATCTGTGTCTTCACCAACCTGACTCAAACCATTGACGAAATTTAA
- a CDS encoding SPOR domain-containing protein, translating into MAHKDYVTRNPRAKKKQRNPYKGKKNSKQAKTQGNAKVYLGLIVVVIVGFGYGLKLLKDNAPEVDTAQTTSTANDVAQSSSAPVEDVADQIAPVPQERFEYPEELTNKNVEVDESIYDVKQKGPYQMQCGSFRSKSQADQLKATIAFAGYASEVRRTQGKNGVWYKVVLGPFERKRMAEKAKHTLKSNKVNYCQIWLWT; encoded by the coding sequence ATGGCTCATAAAGACTATGTGACTCGGAATCCGAGAGCCAAGAAAAAACAACGTAATCCCTATAAAGGCAAAAAAAATAGCAAGCAGGCTAAAACACAAGGTAATGCTAAGGTATACCTTGGCTTAATTGTTGTGGTCATTGTTGGCTTTGGCTATGGCTTGAAGTTATTAAAAGATAACGCCCCTGAAGTTGATACCGCGCAAACCACCTCAACAGCAAACGATGTTGCTCAATCCTCGTCAGCGCCTGTTGAAGACGTGGCAGATCAAATTGCCCCGGTGCCACAAGAACGCTTTGAATATCCTGAAGAACTTACCAACAAAAACGTTGAAGTAGACGAGTCCATTTACGATGTAAAACAAAAAGGCCCGTATCAAATGCAATGTGGTTCGTTTCGCAGCAAATCACAAGCTGACCAGCTAAAAGCGACCATTGCCTTTGCTGGATATGCTAGTGAAGTTCGCCGCACACAAGGTAAGAATGGCGTTTGGTACAAAGTGGTACTAGGACCGTTTGAACGCAAACGTATGGCTGAAAAGGCCAAACATACCTTGAAAAGCAATAAGGTTAATTACTGCCAAATTTGGCTTTGGACTTGA
- the priA gene encoding primosomal protein N', producing the protein MPNKDIFIDVALPVPMRQSFTYQYDSALSEQALLPGSRVLVPFANRNLIGVVLAVDTDCQYDADKIKSISGILPSQGNLNEEQVAFLSLISRYYHHPVGEVFATALPVLLRQVAPQDLEPTPCWRRNPLLSEQQFADQKAKIKASAHQQLALLAFFTGDKELTWPEIRMAGFSKAQLNALLKKELLEEDVITNEVYTFHQQQLRESNKPRLSVEQSLVISAIANELESYSCHLVDGITGSGKTEVYLQLIEKVLQQNKQVLVLVPEIGLTPQTLSRFEKRFAVPVALHHSALSDKERLQTWLHSKSGSAAIIIATRSGVFTPMLNPGLIVIDEEHDGSFKQQDGFRYHARDIAILRARQLNIPIVLGSATPALETLHNAKSGKYHYHQLTERAGNSQLADIELIDMARELSEFGMSGTLKLAIEQTLAKDEQVLLFLNRRGFAPAMTCQECNWICDCQRCNKPYTLHQNQGLLVCHHCGSQKRVIKQCQQCGSIRLKTMGQGTEQLEQRLNELFPEYSSVRIDRDSTRKKGQLAKLLQQINDNEHQILVGTQMLAKGHHFANVTLVAVLDVDGALYSYDFRAPEHMAQLLVQVSGRAGRESKKGKVYVQTQFPEHPLLQDLVNNGYGHFAQFALTERQQAFMPPYSFQALFRAEANASHLPQQFLRDISAIELGDCMLSGPVPPPMEKKAGKFRFHLLVQSANRAALHNAVKQLTDNIQQHPLKNKVRWSIDIDPQELTW; encoded by the coding sequence TTGCCTAATAAGGATATTTTCATCGATGTCGCTCTGCCCGTGCCGATGCGACAATCATTTACCTATCAATATGATTCAGCGCTGTCTGAACAAGCTCTTCTGCCTGGTAGTCGCGTCTTGGTGCCATTTGCTAATCGTAACCTGATTGGCGTGGTTTTGGCCGTCGATACCGATTGTCAATACGATGCCGATAAAATTAAATCGATCAGCGGTATATTGCCAAGTCAGGGCAACTTAAACGAAGAGCAAGTGGCGTTTTTAAGCTTAATCAGTCGTTATTATCATCATCCAGTTGGTGAAGTGTTTGCCACCGCATTGCCTGTGTTATTAAGGCAAGTGGCGCCACAAGATCTCGAACCTACACCATGCTGGCGGAGAAATCCGTTGTTGAGTGAGCAACAATTTGCTGATCAAAAAGCCAAAATTAAGGCCAGCGCCCATCAACAATTGGCGCTATTAGCATTTTTTACCGGCGATAAGGAATTAACCTGGCCAGAAATTCGTATGGCTGGTTTTAGCAAAGCACAATTGAATGCTCTGTTGAAAAAAGAGTTATTAGAAGAAGATGTGATAACCAATGAGGTTTATACCTTCCATCAACAGCAGTTGAGGGAAAGTAATAAGCCGCGTTTATCGGTAGAGCAATCCTTGGTTATCAGCGCCATTGCCAATGAACTAGAGTCTTATTCGTGTCATCTGGTTGATGGCATCACCGGTAGTGGTAAAACTGAAGTCTATTTGCAATTGATTGAAAAGGTACTGCAACAAAACAAACAAGTGTTGGTATTGGTGCCAGAAATCGGTTTAACGCCACAAACCTTAAGCCGTTTTGAAAAGCGCTTCGCCGTGCCTGTCGCCTTGCATCATTCCGCGTTAAGTGACAAAGAGCGGTTACAAACATGGCTGCACAGCAAATCCGGTAGTGCGGCGATTATCATTGCCACTCGTTCGGGTGTGTTTACGCCGATGCTTAATCCTGGACTTATCGTTATTGATGAAGAACATGATGGCTCCTTTAAGCAGCAAGATGGCTTTCGCTATCACGCCAGAGATATTGCCATTCTCAGAGCGCGACAATTAAACATTCCTATTGTATTGGGCAGTGCAACACCGGCGCTAGAGACCTTACATAATGCCAAGTCAGGCAAATACCACTACCACCAATTAACAGAGCGTGCCGGTAACAGTCAGCTGGCGGATATTGAATTGATTGATATGGCCAGAGAGCTCTCTGAATTCGGCATGTCAGGGACGCTTAAGTTGGCGATTGAACAAACCTTAGCGAAAGATGAGCAAGTGTTGTTATTTCTCAATCGACGCGGTTTTGCACCGGCGATGACCTGCCAAGAATGTAACTGGATTTGTGATTGTCAGCGCTGTAACAAGCCTTATACATTGCATCAAAATCAAGGCCTATTGGTGTGTCATCATTGTGGTAGTCAAAAACGTGTCATCAAGCAATGCCAACAATGCGGTAGCATTCGTTTAAAGACCATGGGCCAAGGCACTGAGCAACTTGAGCAGCGCCTTAATGAATTATTTCCCGAGTATTCATCGGTACGTATTGACCGCGACAGCACTCGTAAAAAGGGCCAATTAGCAAAATTGCTGCAACAGATTAATGACAATGAGCATCAGATATTGGTGGGCACACAAATGCTCGCTAAAGGGCATCACTTTGCCAATGTGACCTTGGTCGCGGTGCTCGATGTCGATGGTGCACTATACAGTTATGATTTTCGTGCGCCGGAACATATGGCACAACTGTTGGTGCAAGTGTCTGGCCGTGCAGGACGTGAAAGTAAAAAAGGTAAGGTGTACGTGCAAACGCAATTTCCTGAACATCCTTTATTACAAGATTTGGTCAATAATGGCTATGGTCATTTCGCGCAATTTGCCCTAACCGAACGACAACAAGCGTTTATGCCGCCCTATAGTTTTCAGGCATTATTTCGCGCTGAAGCCAATGCGTCGCACTTACCACAGCAATTTTTAAGGGATATTAGTGCCATAGAGTTGGGGGATTGTATGCTCAGTGGTCCGGTTCCGCCACCGATGGAAAAAAAGGCCGGTAAGTTTCGTTTTCATTTGTTAGTGCAATCGGCAAATCGAGCTGCGCTGCACAATGCCGTGAAACAACTCACCGATAATATTCAGCAACACCCATTGAAAAACAAGGTTCGTTGGTCAATCGACATCGACCCACAAGAACTCACTTGGTAA
- the rpmE gene encoding 50S ribosomal protein L31 — translation MKEGIHPNYVAIKATCSCGNVIETRSTVGKDLYLDVCSECHPFYTGKQKAAETGGRVDKFNKRFAMLGKK, via the coding sequence ATGAAAGAAGGTATTCACCCTAATTACGTAGCTATCAAGGCAACTTGTTCTTGTGGCAACGTTATCGAAACTCGTTCAACGGTAGGTAAAGATTTGTACCTAGACGTATGTTCAGAGTGTCACCCGTTCTACACTGGTAAGCAAAAAGCTGCTGAGACTGGTGGTCGTGTTGACAAATTCAACAAGCGTTTCGCAATGCTTGGTAAGAAGTAA
- a CDS encoding ATP-dependent zinc protease — protein MFKHLTSIFAVLAISGCVATSDQSEDSAQHLQQVNNKLDSMEKNLTTQIDAQCQQDNQALVDELVVALEAQKVDQKSPEKEIVYVENCSEESKDDAVVASDKMIIGGIESVFFTKEKLKYSARIDTGAVTSSLGVYNEKRFERDGKKWVRFSLNKDENAHTYEYPIDRIIRIIQQTSSDVNRRPVIKMRFKLGDKDFSADFSLADRDHLEYQVLLGREFLQDIAMVDVSAKFLQGGE, from the coding sequence ATGTTCAAGCACTTAACTTCGATATTTGCAGTACTGGCTATCAGCGGATGTGTCGCAACATCAGATCAGAGCGAAGATTCGGCTCAACATTTACAGCAAGTAAACAACAAACTCGATAGCATGGAAAAAAACCTGACCACGCAAATTGACGCCCAATGCCAACAAGATAATCAAGCACTGGTTGATGAACTTGTGGTGGCTTTGGAGGCACAAAAGGTTGATCAAAAATCCCCAGAAAAAGAAATAGTTTATGTTGAAAATTGCAGTGAAGAAAGCAAGGACGACGCCGTGGTTGCCTCTGACAAAATGATCATTGGTGGTATTGAAAGCGTGTTTTTTACCAAAGAAAAACTGAAATATTCGGCTCGTATAGACACAGGTGCAGTAACATCGTCGCTGGGTGTTTATAACGAAAAACGATTTGAACGTGACGGCAAAAAATGGGTGCGATTTAGCCTAAACAAAGATGAAAATGCTCACACCTATGAATACCCAATAGATCGCATCATCCGCATTATTCAACAAACCAGTAGTGACGTTAATCGCCGTCCAGTGATTAAAATGCGTTTCAAACTCGGAGACAAAGATTTCAGCGCCGATTTTTCACTCGCTGATCGAGATCACCTCGAATACCAGGTGTTGCTTGGCCGAGAATTTTTACAAGATATTGCCATGGTCGATGTTAGTGCCAAATTCTTACAAGGTGGAGAATAA
- a CDS encoding inactive transglutaminase family protein produces the protein MTSSKPFLIFIAFLFIAGLSSIYHRHAKMGVPLTPGEQVDIWQIEASIQFTGSGDPVTATLTLPKDNNFELVDEFTASPGYGMNIDRDEDNPSVTWSKREAEGKQLLYYQASVKLAVAPDPMPAPMTTPEPVPFDEPMQSSLDTLFDSIYGKSGSQSSLVIQARKALNSDDQDVAILKSQYSKTKIFTQLMLMADIPSQRVRGLTLEDGRRNQSLIPLVQLYINDNWQLLDIESKSIDDELPVLVWQQGVPSLLDLEGGRNSKVRFSISKTTTSAVIEANNSAKQGDFFDFGLYQLPLEEQNLFKGILLLPVGALVVVFLRVIIGLKCSGTFMPILIATSFIQTELLNGVVGFLLIVSAGLVIRSYLSHLNLLLVSRISAVVIVVIGIITVFTVFAFRMGLTEALTITFFPMIIMAWTIERMSILWEEEGGKEVLIQGSGSMIVAIVAYLLMDNHMIRHWAFNFLGAHAIVMALILMMGQYTGYRLLELRRFKPMAED, from the coding sequence GTGACATCAAGTAAACCGTTTTTAATTTTTATCGCGTTTTTATTTATTGCGGGCCTTTCGAGCATTTATCATCGCCATGCAAAAATGGGGGTACCATTAACCCCGGGTGAACAAGTTGATATATGGCAAATTGAAGCGAGTATTCAATTTACCGGTTCTGGCGATCCGGTAACGGCGACACTGACACTGCCAAAAGATAATAACTTTGAACTGGTCGATGAGTTTACCGCATCACCAGGTTACGGCATGAACATAGATCGTGACGAAGACAACCCTTCAGTCACATGGAGTAAGCGCGAGGCCGAAGGCAAGCAACTGCTGTATTATCAAGCGTCGGTCAAACTTGCGGTTGCACCTGATCCTATGCCTGCACCAATGACAACCCCAGAACCAGTTCCGTTTGATGAGCCGATGCAAAGCTCATTAGATACCTTATTTGACAGTATTTACGGTAAATCAGGCAGTCAATCATCGCTGGTTATACAAGCTCGTAAAGCGCTAAACTCCGATGATCAAGACGTTGCCATTTTAAAATCACAATATTCAAAAACCAAAATATTTACCCAGTTAATGTTAATGGCGGATATCCCTTCTCAGCGGGTACGCGGTTTAACCCTTGAAGATGGTCGCCGCAACCAAAGTCTGATTCCATTGGTGCAACTATACATTAATGATAATTGGCAATTACTCGACATTGAATCAAAATCAATCGACGACGAGTTGCCTGTCTTAGTGTGGCAGCAAGGCGTACCATCACTGTTAGACTTAGAAGGCGGTCGCAATTCTAAAGTAAGATTCTCAATCAGTAAAACCACCACCAGCGCGGTTATAGAGGCTAACAACTCGGCCAAACAAGGCGACTTTTTTGATTTTGGTTTATATCAATTACCACTCGAAGAGCAAAACCTGTTTAAAGGAATATTGTTGCTTCCAGTAGGTGCGCTAGTTGTGGTGTTTTTACGGGTCATAATCGGCCTAAAATGTAGCGGTACCTTTATGCCGATATTAATCGCCACCTCGTTTATACAAACCGAATTGCTTAACGGCGTCGTTGGTTTCTTATTAATCGTATCGGCCGGCTTAGTCATTCGATCGTATCTGTCGCATTTGAATTTGCTGCTGGTGTCGAGGATATCAGCCGTGGTCATCGTCGTTATTGGTATCATTACCGTGTTTACTGTATTTGCCTTTCGCATGGGCCTTACAGAAGCCCTGACCATCACCTTTTTCCCAATGATTATAATGGCTTGGACCATTGAGCGGATGAGTATCCTGTGGGAAGAAGAAGGCGGCAAAGAAGTGCTGATTCAAGGTTCCGGTTCGATGATCGTCGCTATAGTGGCCTACCTCTTAATGGACAACCATATGATACGTCACTGGGCATTTAACTTTTTAGGTGCTCACGCCATCGTCATGGCATTGATTTTAATGATGGGCCAATACACTGGTTACCGACTGTTAGAATTGCGTCGTTTTAAGCCTATGGCTGAAGATTAA
- a CDS encoding alpha-L-glutamate ligase-like protein: protein MFDFANPFKLRDRGIMGMNQRNFSYIGRYNDRALYPNVDDKLKTKHLALEHDIAVPDLIGVVRFQYEVNQVFKLLDQHSGFCIKPAKGSGGKGILVILKTDEKGYMKASGEYVPKDEVIRHCSNILAGLFSLGGAADVAVVEALIQFDPIFAGLSHEGVPDLRVIVFQGYPMMSMLRLATHASDGKANLHQGAVGVGINIATGKAKRAVQYDRPIKAHPDTGKIFADIEIHNWDRLLELSAGCFEMSGLRYLGADIVLDKEKGPMVLELNARPGLAIQIANGMGMLPRLRQLEALDHRRPKSVEERVEYAKTHFSD, encoded by the coding sequence ATGTTTGATTTTGCCAACCCATTTAAATTGCGCGACCGCGGCATTATGGGCATGAACCAACGTAACTTTTCCTACATTGGCCGCTACAACGATCGCGCTTTGTATCCAAATGTCGATGACAAGCTCAAAACCAAGCATTTGGCGCTAGAGCATGACATTGCGGTACCGGATCTAATTGGTGTTGTGCGCTTCCAATATGAAGTCAATCAGGTATTTAAATTACTGGACCAACACAGTGGCTTTTGCATAAAACCGGCCAAAGGCAGTGGTGGCAAGGGCATATTGGTTATTCTCAAGACCGATGAAAAAGGCTATATGAAAGCCAGCGGTGAATACGTTCCCAAAGACGAAGTAATCAGACATTGCAGTAATATTCTCGCCGGCCTATTCAGTTTAGGTGGTGCAGCGGATGTAGCCGTAGTAGAAGCCTTGATTCAGTTCGACCCTATTTTTGCCGGATTAAGCCATGAAGGTGTGCCTGATCTTAGGGTAATCGTCTTTCAAGGCTACCCGATGATGTCAATGTTACGTTTGGCGACACACGCCAGTGACGGCAAAGCAAATTTACACCAAGGTGCGGTTGGCGTTGGCATCAATATAGCCACAGGTAAAGCCAAACGTGCGGTGCAATACGACAGGCCGATAAAAGCTCACCCTGATACCGGTAAAATTTTCGCCGATATTGAAATACATAACTGGGATCGCTTATTAGAGCTTTCTGCTGGCTGTTTTGAAATGTCGGGGTTGCGCTACCTAGGTGCAGATATCGTTTTAGATAAAGAAAAAGGGCCTATGGTGCTCGAGCTCAACGCTCGCCCTGGTCTGGCCATTCAAATAGCAAACGGCATGGGTATGCTGCCTCGTTTGAGACAACTTGAGGCTCTTGACCATCGTCGCCCCAAAAGCGTTGAAGAGCGAGTCGAATATGCCAAAACCCACTTTAGTGACTAA
- a CDS encoding M3 family metallopeptidase: MPKPTLVTNLTIHLVTTLLIFTSAFSATTFAASKKQQPVTFGEDIAMRCVELHDKLNQPVAITAKDSFDGNIQQLEQILTPAYNLLFESFLYANVLSDSKLIKAAEQCQLSAAVNIDAFLGSQTVTSVLDNAEPYAKTPLQIRVLKKYRYRNKLLGNEDFASLKAQGKEASVLFRKGTKDKVKEKFKLPPNCANGLEDKYKKRYVKNDRIDAQIEGSTYATFIRRLPDEQCRKMAYAQYQGRHSKTNQEHLFDMLSLRDQSGKALGFDNYAQLQLQSTMIESPKDVEAFLKGIVKKEPEAPAPWNFYYLQEQQEELEKTNDVNESLTPEQAHQGLFTLLETEFGLQVRKLDEPAWHKSVSVYMLKQAGEQGKDIGKFYLDLYPRKKKYPNNRHRAMRRGITDVQMPVSALILNLPEDEWQQTHLKSFFHEFGHLLHNLVSIQPYHVVAGISIERDLVEMPAKWFEWLSFDPAMQKRMFGKVVATTEKPDTGTKFRLRLFKAAQGLAFYSQPVTAANIEQINAKLSQIYLGHPYPKGASNQYSFSHLGTYGPRYYSYIWSEAIARRLLEDYMAKRYTGEDYLHFLFEQGSSIKMTEMISKLYKKPVTLQDIILWVANEKDL; the protein is encoded by the coding sequence ATGCCAAAACCCACTTTAGTGACTAACCTAACCATTCATTTGGTTACGACTTTATTGATCTTTACATCTGCGTTTAGTGCAACGACTTTTGCTGCATCAAAAAAACAACAGCCAGTAACATTTGGTGAAGATATTGCAATGCGTTGTGTTGAACTGCACGATAAGTTAAACCAACCGGTAGCCATTACCGCAAAAGACAGTTTTGACGGCAACATCCAACAACTCGAACAAATATTGACCCCCGCATACAACCTATTATTCGAAAGTTTTTTGTACGCTAACGTGTTATCAGATAGCAAGTTAATTAAAGCCGCAGAACAATGTCAGCTGTCCGCAGCGGTCAATATTGATGCCTTTCTCGGCAGTCAAACCGTTACCTCAGTGCTTGATAATGCTGAACCATACGCAAAAACGCCTTTGCAAATACGGGTGTTAAAAAAATATCGATATCGCAATAAATTGCTTGGTAATGAAGATTTTGCGAGTTTAAAAGCGCAAGGCAAAGAAGCGTCCGTGCTTTTTCGTAAAGGCACAAAAGATAAAGTAAAAGAAAAATTTAAGCTGCCACCAAATTGTGCCAATGGTTTGGAAGATAAGTACAAAAAACGATACGTCAAAAATGACCGAATTGATGCCCAAATTGAAGGTTCAACCTATGCCACATTTATCAGACGATTACCTGATGAACAGTGCCGTAAAATGGCCTACGCCCAATATCAGGGACGACATAGCAAGACCAATCAAGAGCATTTATTCGACATGTTAAGTTTGCGCGATCAAAGTGGCAAAGCCCTCGGTTTTGATAATTACGCACAATTGCAGTTGCAATCAACCATGATCGAGTCGCCCAAAGATGTAGAGGCGTTTTTAAAAGGTATTGTAAAAAAAGAGCCTGAAGCGCCAGCGCCTTGGAACTTTTACTATCTCCAAGAGCAACAAGAAGAACTCGAAAAAACTAACGACGTCAACGAAAGTTTAACCCCAGAACAAGCTCATCAAGGTTTATTTACCTTACTCGAAACCGAGTTTGGCCTGCAGGTAAGAAAACTGGACGAACCGGCTTGGCATAAAAGCGTCTCAGTTTACATGCTAAAACAGGCGGGTGAGCAAGGTAAAGACATCGGTAAGTTTTATCTTGATTTGTATCCACGCAAGAAAAAATACCCCAACAATCGACATCGGGCGATGCGCCGCGGTATCACTGATGTGCAAATGCCCGTCAGCGCATTAATCCTCAACCTTCCAGAAGATGAATGGCAACAAACCCACCTGAAATCGTTTTTTCACGAATTTGGTCATCTGTTGCACAACTTAGTCTCAATTCAGCCATACCATGTTGTTGCCGGTATCAGTATTGAGCGAGATCTTGTTGAGATGCCTGCCAAGTGGTTTGAATGGTTAAGTTTTGATCCGGCAATGCAAAAACGCATGTTTGGTAAAGTAGTTGCCACAACCGAGAAGCCTGATACCGGCACCAAATTTAGACTGAGATTATTTAAAGCAGCACAAGGTTTGGCCTTTTACTCACAACCTGTGACCGCAGCCAACATTGAACAGATAAACGCTAAACTCTCACAAATTTATCTCGGCCACCCTTATCCTAAGGGCGCATCAAACCAATATAGTTTTTCTCATTTAGGGACTTATGGGCCGCGATATTACAGCTATATTTGGTCAGAAGCCATTGCTCGACGCTTACTCGAAGACTATATGGCTAAACGATACACTGGCGAAGATTACCTGCATTTTTTGTTTGAACAAGGTAGCAGTATCAAAATGACAGAAATGATTTCTAAACTGTATAAAAAGCCGGTAACACTGCAAGACATCATTTTATGGGTGGCAAATGAAAAAGATCTTTAA